The genomic interval TGGAGAGCGTCGCCGACCCGGGCGGGGTGCTCATCGACCTCGCCACGGCCGAGGCCGTCGAGCGCGCGCTGCCCGGCGGGTTCCGGGCCTCCGAGATCCGCCCCACCGAACTGCACGGGATCGGCACGGTCGAGGCCGTCGCGCTCACCCGCGGCACCTCCGAGCCGCTGGACATGGGCCTGTGATGCGGGGGCCCGGGAGGGGGTCCGCGCTCGCGCCTCGGAGCAGGCGCACAGGTCGGGACGTAGGATGCCTCCTGTGACACGACTGCTGCTCGTCGAAGACGATTCCGCGATCGCCGAACCGCTGTCCCGCGCGCTCGACCGCGAGGGCTACACGGTCTCGCGCGCCTCGCGCGGTATGGATGCCCTCGGCATCGCCGCCGCCGGGGACCCGATCGACCTGGTCATCCTGGATCTGGGACTCCCGGACCTCGATGGCCTCGAGGTCGCTCGGCGCCTGCGCAAGGGCGGTCTGGAATCCCCGATCCTCATCCTCACCGCCCGCGCCGACGAGGTCGACGCCGTCGTCGGCCTCGACGCCGGCGCGGACGACTACGTCACCAAGCCCTTCCGGCTGGGCGAGCTGCAGGCGCGCATCCGCGCCCTGCTGCGACGCGCCCAGACCGTCGAGGAGTCCACGAGCGCCTTCGACGTCAACGGTGTGTCCCTGGACGTCTCCGCGCGCCGCGCCTACGTCGACGGCGAGGAGCTCAGCCTCTCCGCCAAGGAGTACGACCTGCTCACGGTGCTCGTGCGCGAGGCCGGCAGCGTGGTCACCCGCGACGACCTCATGCGCGAGGTCTGGGGCGCCGAGTGGTGGGGCTCGACCAAGACCCTCGACATGCACATCTCCTGGCTCCGCCGCAAGCTGGGCGATGACGCGACCAATCCCCGCAGGATCACCACCGTCCGCGGCGTCGGCTTCCGTTTCGAGACCGGAGACGGGAGCTGACGCGTGCGCACGCGAGTGCTGCAGGCGACGGTCATCACGGTCATCCTCACGGTCCTGCTGCTGGGCATCCCGCTGGCGTACTCGTGGCTTCAGCTGACCGACCAGAACCTCACCGCGCGCGCCACCTCCATCGCCAACGAGGTCCGCACCAACGCCGAGAAGCGCATCAGCGACGACCGGCCCATCGACAAGGCGATGCTCCAGCAGATCGCCGATTCCCAGCCCGATCTGGCCGTGCACATCACGGTGACCTATGAGGGCCGCACGATCGAGGCGGGCCCGGACCCGGGCAACAGCACGAAGGTGATCTCGACGCCCGGCACCTCGGGCGTGAACGTCACCGTCACCATCACCAAGGCCGACGTGCGCGCCCACACCGCGAGCGCCGCCGTGCTCATCATCGTCGCGGGGCTGGCCGCGATCTCCATCGGCGTCTCCGTCGCCCTCTGGCAGGCCCAGCGGATCTCCGCGCCGCTCGCCCGCCTCACCCGGCGCGCCGAGGAGATGGGCTCGGGCCGCGCCCGCGGCCCCTGGCGCCCGAGCGGCATCACCGAGATCGACACCGTCGCCGAGGAGCTCGCGAACTCCGGAGCCCAGCTCACCGAGCGCCTCGAGGCCGAGAGCAGACTCGCCTCCGACGCCTCCCACCAGCTGCGCACACCGCTCACCGCGCTCTCCATGCGCCTGGACGAGATCCTCGCCACCAGCTCCGAGGAGTGGGTGCGCGACGAGGCACGGATCTCCCTCGAGCAGATCGACCGCCTCACCGAGGTCGTCCACGACCTCATCAACGCCCCCCGCTCCTCCCAGCGCCGCACCCCCGGCGTGGTCGAGCTGCGCACCGTGCTCACCCAGCAGAGCGAGGAGTGGTCCCCGGCGTACCGGGCCGCGGGCCGCGAGCTGCGCATCCAGGTGCCGCGCGCCGCAGCCGTCTGGGGATCCACGGGACCGCTCACGCAGGTCGTCGCGACCCTCGTGGAGAACTCCCTCACCCACGGCGGTGGGCGCACCCTGGTCAAGGTGCGCCGCAACGAGAAGTCCACGGTCGTCGAGATCTCCGACGAGGGGCCCGGCATCGACCCGGCGCTCGGCAAGCGCGTCTTCGAGCGCTCGGTCTCGGGGCGCACCTCCGGCACGGGCGTCGGCCTCGCCCTCGCCCGCACTCTCGTGGAGGACGACGGCGGGCGCCTCGAGCTGCTCAGCGAGCAGCCCGCGACCTTCGGCGTCTTCCTCATCTCCGCTCCCGACGAGGACACGGCGGGCGAGGAGGACACGGTGCTCGGCGGCGAGTCGACCGACGAGCTGGGCTCCCTCCCGCAGGGTGCGGTGCTGCCGCGCCGCCGGCGGGGGAGCGGCGGGCACGGCCACCGCGCTCGCGCGTCGGCCCGGACGTCGGCGCCCGAGGACCGCACCCGCTCCTAGGATGGGGGCGTGCTCCCCGACATCCCTGAGAACGACCCCGTCCCCACCAGCGGCCCCGCGGCGCCGCGCATCGGCGTCATCGGCGGCGGGCAGCTCGCGCGGATGATGCTGGGTCCCGCGATCGAGCTGGGACTGCCGCTCACCGTGCTCGCCACCGACCCCGCGGAATCCGCCGCGCAGGGCGCGGCCCACGTGCGGATCGGCCGTCACGACGACGAGGAGGCCGTGCGCGCGCTCGCCGCCGAGGTCGACGTCCTCACCTTCGACCACGAGCACGTGCCGCCCCGCATCCTCGAGGGCATCGAGCGGGACGGCCTCGCCGCCGTGCGGCCGGGACCGGCCGCCCTCGTCCATGCCCAGGACAAGGTGCTCATGCGCGAGCGCCTCGGCGCGCTCGGGCACCCCTGCCCGCGCTGGTGGCGCGCCGCCTCCGCGGCCGACGTCGACGCCGCGCTCGCCGAGCTCGGCACCGCCGGCCGCGCCGTGGTGAAGACCCCGCGCGGCGGCTACGACGGCCACGGCGTGCGCGTCGTCTCCGCCGGCAGCGACGTCGCCGACTGGTTCGAGGACCACGAGGAGCTGCTCGTCGAGGAGCTCGTGCCCTTCACCCGCGAGCTCTCCGCGCAGGTCGCCCGCCGACCGGGCGGCGAGATGCTCGCCTTCCCGGTGGTGCGCTCGACGCAGAAGGACGGCGTGTGCTTCGAGGTGCTCGCCCCCGCCCCGGACCTCGGTCCCGCGGACCAGGAGCGCATCCAGCAGCTCGCCCTGCGGATCGCCGAGGACCTGGGCGTCACCGGCATGCTGGCCGTCGAGCTGTTCGAGACCGCGGGCGGCGAGGTGCTCGTCAACGAGCTCGCCATGCGGCCGCACAACACGGGTCACTGGTCCATGGACGGCGCCGTCACCGGCCAGTTCGAGCAGCACCTGCGGGCCGTCGCCGACCTCCCGCTGGGTGCGAGCGCGCCCCGCGCCCCGCACGCGGTGATGGTGAATCTGCTGGGCGGGACGCGCGAGGACCTCGCCGCGGGCGCCCGCGAGGCGATGGAGCGGGACCCCGGGCTCAAGGTCCACCTGTACGGAAAGTCCGTGCGGCCCGGCCGCAAGGTCGGCCACGTGACCCTCGCCGGGAGCGATCCCGCGGACCTGCTCGCGCGCGCCCACCGCGCCGAGCGACTGATCATCGACGCCGTGCACGAGGAGCAGAACGCATGACCACGCCCCAGGACGCCCCGCGCGTCGCGATCGTGATGGGCTCGGACTCCGACTGGCCGACGCTCGGCCCCGCCCGCGACGCCCTCGCCGAGTTCGGTCTGGACGTGCACGTGGACGTGGTCTCCGCGCACCGCATGCCCGAGGACATGGTCGACTTCGGCCGCACCGCGGCGGACCGCGGCCTGCGCGTGATCATCGCGGGCGCCGGCGGAGCCGCCCACCTGCCCGGCATGCTCGCCGCCCTCACCCCGCTGCCCGTGATCGGCGTGCCCGTGCCGCTCGCGCACCTGGACGGCATGGACTCCCTGCTCTCGATCGTGCAGATGCCCGCCGGGGTGCCCGTCGCGACCGTCTCCATAGGCGGCGCCCGCAATGCCGGGCTGCTCGCCGCCCGCATCCTCGGGGCGGCCGACGACGCCGAGGGCGAGCGCCTGCGCGAGCGCATGCGCGAGTTCCAGGGCGAGCTGCGCGACCTTGCGCACGCCAAGGGCGAGTCGCTGCGCTCGTCCCTGTCCTGACGGGCGCCCTCCGATATCTTCGGGGGTATGAACGAGACCTCCGAGTCGTCCAGCGGGTCGCCCGCCGGCTCGTCCGACGGACCCGCCGACCGCCCGGCCGCCTCGCGCGAGGGCGTGCGCGTCGTCGATTCCGCCGACGTCGCCGAGACCGCCCGCATCGGCGAGGGCAGCGCGATCTGGCACCTCGCCCAGGTGCGCGAGGACGCCCGGCTGGGACGCGACTGCATCGTGGGCCGCGGCGCCTACATCGGCACCGGCGTGCGCATGGGCGACGGCTGCAAGGTGCAGAACTACGCGCTCGTCTACGAGCCCGCGGCGCTCGCCGAGGGCGTCTTCGTGGGCCCTGCCGCCGTGTTCACCAACGATCATCGGCCGCGCGCGGTCAACCCCGACCTCTCCCCGAAGTCCGCCGCCGACTGGGAGCCGGTAGGCGTCACCTGCGAGGCGGGCGCCTCGATCGGCGCGCGCGCCGTCTGCGTCGCCCCCGTCACCATCGGCGCCTGGTCGATGGTGGCCGCGGGATCGACCGTCACCCGCGACGTCGTGCCCCACGCCCTGGTCGCGGGCGCCCCCGCCCGCCGCATCGCCTGGGTGGGCCGTTCGGGGGAGAAGCTCGAGCCGGCCTCCGACGGGACCGACGCCTGGGTGTGCCCGACGACGGGCGAGTGGTATGTGGCCGACGAGACGACGGGCGGGCTCACCCTCGCCGCCGACGCCGGGGCCGAGAAGCAGGACGAGACGACGGACGGAGAGCACGCATGAGCGAGCAGATGATCCCCGCTGCCCGCCCCATCATCGGGGACGAGGAGCGCGAGGCCGTGGACCGGGTGCTGAGGAGCGGCATGGTCGCGCAGGGTCCCGAGGTGGCGGCCTTCGAGGAGGAGTTCGCCGCCGAGCTCGCCGGCTCCCGCCCCACGGTCGCCGTGAACTCCGGCACCTCCGGGCAGCACCTGGGCATGGTCGCCCTGGGCCTCGGCCCGGGCGACGAGGTCATCGTGCCCTCCTTCACCTTCGCCGCGACCGCGAACTCCGTCGCCGTGACCGGCGCGACCCCCGTCTTCGTCGACATCGACCTGGACACCTTCTGCATCGACCCCTCCGCGATCGAGGGCGCGATCACCGAGCGCACCGTGGGCATCCAGCCCGTGCACCTCTACGGTCACCCCGCCGAGATCGACACCATCGCCGAGATCGCGGGCCGCCACGGCCTGTGGGTCGCCGAGGACGCGGCCCAGGCGCACGGCGCCACCTGGAAGGGCCGGCAGGTCGGCACCTTCGGCCGCTTCGGCATGTTCTCCCTGTACCCCACGAAGAACATGACGAGCGGCGAGGGCGGCATGGTCGCCTGCGAGGACGAGGAGCTCGCCCGGGCCGTGCGCCTGCTGCGCAACCAGGGCATGGAGGTCCAGTACGCCAACGAGGTCGCCGGCTTCAACAACCGCATGACCGACCTGCACGCCGCCATCGGCCGCGTCCAGCTCACCAGGCTCGTCGGCTGGACCGCGCAGCGCCGGGCGAACGCCGCCGCCCTCGACGAGGGTCTCGCAGGCATCGCCGGGGTCGTCGCGCCCGTCGTGCGCGAGGGGGCCGAGCACGTCTACCACCAGTACACGATCCGCCTCGACGGCGCGAGCGCCGCCGAGCGCGACGCCTTCGCGGCCGCCCTGCGCGAGGAGCATCGGGTGGGATGCGGCGTCTACTACCCGACGCCCGTGCACCGCCTGCCCTCCTTCGGCCTCGACCTCGACCTCCCGGTCACCGAGCGGGCCGCCCGCGAGGTGCTGTCCCTGCCGGTCCACCCGAGCCTCACCGAGAACGACCTCGAGCGCATCGTCGCCGCGGTCGCCGCCGTCGCCGCCGGGGGTGCCGCATGAGCACGGAGGATCGTCGGCCCCTGCGCGCCGGCCTCATCGGGCTGGGGATGATGGGCCGCCACCACGCCCGCAACTTGCGCGCCCTCGAGGGCGTCGAGCTCGTCGCCGTCGCCGATCCGCAGGGCGACCCGCACGGCGCGGCCCCCGGCTACGACGTGCTGCCCGACGCGCGCGCCCTGGTCGACGCGGGTATCGACTACGCCGTCATCGCCGTGCCCACCCAGTTCCATCGCGACGTCGCGCTCACCTTCGCCGAGGCGGGCGTGCACTGCCTCGTCGAGAAGCCGCTGGCCTTCGACGTCGCCGAGGCCGAGGAGATCGCCGCCGCGTACGAGCAGGCGGGCCTCGTCGGAGCCGTCGGCTACATCGAGCGCTTCAACCCGGCCCTGCAGGAGATGCGGCGGCGCCTGGCCGACGGCCAGCTCGGGGAGATCTTCCAGATCTCCACCCGCCGCCAGGGCGGCTTCCCCGCCCGCATCTCCGACGTGGGCGTGGTCAAGGACCTCGCCACGCACGACCTCGACCTCACCGCCTGGGTCGCCGGCAGCGACTTCGCGCAGGTCGCGGCGTTCTCCACGCGCCGCTCCGGCCGCGAGGACGAGGACATGGTCTCGGTCACCGGTCAGCTCGCCAGCGGCACCATCACCAGCCACCTCGTGAACTGGCTCTCGCCCTTCAAGGAGCGCGTGACCGTGGTGACCGGCGAGAACGGGGCCCTGGTCGCGGACACCGTCAACGCCGACCTCACGTTCTACGCCAATGGCGAGAGCGCCACGAACCTCTGGGACTCCATGGCCTCCTTCCGCGGGGTCAGCGAGGGCGACATGGTCCGCTACTCCCTGCGCCGCACCGAGCCGCTGCGCACCGAGCACGAGGCCTTCCGCGACGCCGTCGCCGGAGATCCCTCGAACATCGTCACCATGCGCGAGGGCCTGCAGACCGTGCGCGCCGTCGAGGCCGTGCTGTGCTCGGCCCGCGAGGGACGGATCGTCCGCCCCGACGACGTCGCCTCGTGAGAGCGGGGGAGGGCATGAGCGCTCAGCGCACGACGTCCCCGACGACGCTGCAGTCCGGCCTCGCGACGCTGCGGCGCCGCGCCCTGGGCGCGGGCGTCAGGGCCGCCTCGGTGCTCCCCGGCGGCGTCGGCGCACGGGCGCGCTACCTCCGCCTGACCCGGCGCATGGACCGCGGCGAGGTCCCGGCCGCCTGGCGCGAGGAGATGCTCGCCGAGCTGCGGCGGGCCGACGCGCTGCTCGCGCGCGGGGACGACGACGGCGCCGTCGAGTGGTTCGACAAGGCACTGCGCGTCGCCTACCACGCCTCCCTCCACTACGGGCTCGCGGACTCCCCGCTGATCACCGATCCCGAGCGGTTCCTCGCGCCCGTGCGGGCGAGCGCGGTGGGCAGACTCCTGCTCGCCCCGCCCGCGCACGACGAAGGGCCCTCCCGCCCCGACCCTCGGGACCGCGCGGCCGCGCCGGGAGCGGACGGGGCGGAGGACGCCGCCCCCGTGCGCCTGCTCGTCATCGCCCAGCGCAACTGGACCTTCGTGAACCCCGTCATCGCCGCCCTCGAGGAGGACGGCTTCGAGGTGCGTCGCTTCGAGGTCGACGACCTCCCGCCCGCCGAGCGGCCCACCCGTGAGCGCGTGCTGCGCGCGCGCATGGAGCTCGCCCGCACGGGGCGGCGCCTGCCCACGCCCGCGGCCCTGGCCGAGCCGTTCGACTGGGCCGACGTGGTGCTCGTGGAGTGGGGACACCACGTGCTCACCTGGGTCTCCCTGCTCGCGGACATGCCGCGCCTCACCGCCGCGCGCATCCACCGCTTCGAGGCCTACACCCCCTTCCCGCTGCTGACGGTCTTCGACGTCGTCGACCGGGTGCTGTTCGTCTCCCCGCACGTGCGCACCCTCATCCAGCACCTCACGCCGAACCTCGAGCGCGCGGGCGAGATCATCGGGGTCGACAACTTCCTCGCCTACGGGCTGGGCCCGGAGCCGCGCGGGGACCGGGACCCGCACCTGCTCGCCCAGGTGGGCTGGCTGCGTCCCGTCAAGGACGTGCTGTTCACCCTGGACCTGCTGGAGCGCGTGCGCGCCGAGGACCCGCGCCATCGCCTGCAGCTCATCGGCCCCGGGCTGCCCGAGGACCCCGCGCAGGACACCGCGTTCCAGGCCCGCGTGCGCCGACGCATCGCACAGTTCCCCACGGGCGCCGTGCAGGTGCTGGGCGCCCGCTCGGACGTGCCCGAACTGCTCGCGATGGCCGGCTGGATCATCTCCTCCTCGCTGCACGAGGGCGTCCACGAGGCCGTCATGGAGGGCATCGCGGCCGGCTGCGTCCCGCTCATCAGGAACTGGCCCGATGCCCGCCCCTACGGCGGCGCAGGCGTCATCTACCCCGACCGCTGGGTGGTCGAGGACCTCGAGGAGGCCGTCGAGCGCGTGCTGCGCATCGAGCGCGAGGGCGCCCTCACCGAGGTCTCCGCCGAGGCGCGGGCGTGGGTCGTCGAGCGCCGCACCGCCGCGACCGTGACCCGCCGGTACGCCGAGGCGCTCTCCCCGCAGCAGTCGGCAGGCGAGGAGCCGACCGGATCGACGCCCCGATGACCTGGGACTGGCTCCTCCCCGCGGTGGGAGCCTGGGCGTTGCTGTGCGCCCCCGGCGCGCTGCTCCTCGTCGCGGGCGGGGCCCGCATCGGGTGGCGCTGGGGAGCCGCCCCCGCGATCACCGTGCTGCTCGCCGTCGTCCTCGGCGCCCTCGACCACCTGCTCGGCCTCCCGTGGACGCCGGCCGCCGCCGGCGTCCAGCTGCTCGTGGTGCTCGCTCTCGTGCTCGGCGCGCGCCTGCTGATCCGGCGGGCCCGGGGCGGGCGCCGACGGGCCGACGGGGGCCGCGTCGGGCCGTCGTCGCGCCGGCGCCCGCGGGCGCTCGTGCTCGCGATCGCCCCGGGCGCTGTCGCTCTCGCCCTGGGCCTGCTGACGGCGGGCTCCGCCGCCCGCCACATGGGCGGCATCGACACCCTGAACGGCAGCTACGACGCGTCGTTCCACATCGCCGCGATCGCCTTCGTGCGCGCGGACCGCGACGCCTTCCTGTTCACCGCCCTGCAGGGCATCTACCACGAGACCACGTTCTATCCCGCCGGCTGGGACGTGCTGGC from Brachybacterium kimchii carries:
- a CDS encoding acyltransferase, yielding MNETSESSSGSPAGSSDGPADRPAASREGVRVVDSADVAETARIGEGSAIWHLAQVREDARLGRDCIVGRGAYIGTGVRMGDGCKVQNYALVYEPAALAEGVFVGPAAVFTNDHRPRAVNPDLSPKSAADWEPVGVTCEAGASIGARAVCVAPVTIGAWSMVAAGSTVTRDVVPHALVAGAPARRIAWVGRSGEKLEPASDGTDAWVCPTTGEWYVADETTGGLTLAADAGAEKQDETTDGEHA
- a CDS encoding 5-(carboxyamino)imidazole ribonucleotide synthase produces the protein MLPDIPENDPVPTSGPAAPRIGVIGGGQLARMMLGPAIELGLPLTVLATDPAESAAQGAAHVRIGRHDDEEAVRALAAEVDVLTFDHEHVPPRILEGIERDGLAAVRPGPAALVHAQDKVLMRERLGALGHPCPRWWRAASAADVDAALAELGTAGRAVVKTPRGGYDGHGVRVVSAGSDVADWFEDHEELLVEELVPFTRELSAQVARRPGGEMLAFPVVRSTQKDGVCFEVLAPAPDLGPADQERIQQLALRIAEDLGVTGMLAVELFETAGGEVLVNELAMRPHNTGHWSMDGAVTGQFEQHLRAVADLPLGASAPRAPHAVMVNLLGGTREDLAAGAREAMERDPGLKVHLYGKSVRPGRKVGHVTLAGSDPADLLARAHRAERLIIDAVHEEQNA
- a CDS encoding DegT/DnrJ/EryC1/StrS family aminotransferase codes for the protein MSEQMIPAARPIIGDEEREAVDRVLRSGMVAQGPEVAAFEEEFAAELAGSRPTVAVNSGTSGQHLGMVALGLGPGDEVIVPSFTFAATANSVAVTGATPVFVDIDLDTFCIDPSAIEGAITERTVGIQPVHLYGHPAEIDTIAEIAGRHGLWVAEDAAQAHGATWKGRQVGTFGRFGMFSLYPTKNMTSGEGGMVACEDEELARAVRLLRNQGMEVQYANEVAGFNNRMTDLHAAIGRVQLTRLVGWTAQRRANAAALDEGLAGIAGVVAPVVREGAEHVYHQYTIRLDGASAAERDAFAAALREEHRVGCGVYYPTPVHRLPSFGLDLDLPVTERAAREVLSLPVHPSLTENDLERIVAAVAAVAAGGAA
- a CDS encoding response regulator transcription factor is translated as MPPVTRLLLVEDDSAIAEPLSRALDREGYTVSRASRGMDALGIAAAGDPIDLVILDLGLPDLDGLEVARRLRKGGLESPILILTARADEVDAVVGLDAGADDYVTKPFRLGELQARIRALLRRAQTVEESTSAFDVNGVSLDVSARRAYVDGEELSLSAKEYDLLTVLVREAGSVVTRDDLMREVWGAEWWGSTKTLDMHISWLRRKLGDDATNPRRITTVRGVGFRFETGDGS
- the purE gene encoding 5-(carboxyamino)imidazole ribonucleotide mutase; this translates as MTTPQDAPRVAIVMGSDSDWPTLGPARDALAEFGLDVHVDVVSAHRMPEDMVDFGRTAADRGLRVIIAGAGGAAHLPGMLAALTPLPVIGVPVPLAHLDGMDSLLSIVQMPAGVPVATVSIGGARNAGLLAARILGAADDAEGERLRERMREFQGELRDLAHAKGESLRSSLS
- a CDS encoding ATP-binding protein, coding for MRTRVLQATVITVILTVLLLGIPLAYSWLQLTDQNLTARATSIANEVRTNAEKRISDDRPIDKAMLQQIADSQPDLAVHITVTYEGRTIEAGPDPGNSTKVISTPGTSGVNVTVTITKADVRAHTASAAVLIIVAGLAAISIGVSVALWQAQRISAPLARLTRRAEEMGSGRARGPWRPSGITEIDTVAEELANSGAQLTERLEAESRLASDASHQLRTPLTALSMRLDEILATSSEEWVRDEARISLEQIDRLTEVVHDLINAPRSSQRRTPGVVELRTVLTQQSEEWSPAYRAAGRELRIQVPRAAAVWGSTGPLTQVVATLVENSLTHGGGRTLVKVRRNEKSTVVEISDEGPGIDPALGKRVFERSVSGRTSGTGVGLALARTLVEDDGGRLELLSEQPATFGVFLISAPDEDTAGEEDTVLGGESTDELGSLPQGAVLPRRRRGSGGHGHRARASARTSAPEDRTRS
- a CDS encoding Gfo/Idh/MocA family protein, whose product is MSTEDRRPLRAGLIGLGMMGRHHARNLRALEGVELVAVADPQGDPHGAAPGYDVLPDARALVDAGIDYAVIAVPTQFHRDVALTFAEAGVHCLVEKPLAFDVAEAEEIAAAYEQAGLVGAVGYIERFNPALQEMRRRLADGQLGEIFQISTRRQGGFPARISDVGVVKDLATHDLDLTAWVAGSDFAQVAAFSTRRSGREDEDMVSVTGQLASGTITSHLVNWLSPFKERVTVVTGENGALVADTVNADLTFYANGESATNLWDSMASFRGVSEGDMVRYSLRRTEPLRTEHEAFRDAVAGDPSNIVTMREGLQTVRAVEAVLCSAREGRIVRPDDVAS
- a CDS encoding glycosyltransferase, which encodes MSAQRTTSPTTLQSGLATLRRRALGAGVRAASVLPGGVGARARYLRLTRRMDRGEVPAAWREEMLAELRRADALLARGDDDGAVEWFDKALRVAYHASLHYGLADSPLITDPERFLAPVRASAVGRLLLAPPAHDEGPSRPDPRDRAAAPGADGAEDAAPVRLLVIAQRNWTFVNPVIAALEEDGFEVRRFEVDDLPPAERPTRERVLRARMELARTGRRLPTPAALAEPFDWADVVLVEWGHHVLTWVSLLADMPRLTAARIHRFEAYTPFPLLTVFDVVDRVLFVSPHVRTLIQHLTPNLERAGEIIGVDNFLAYGLGPEPRGDRDPHLLAQVGWLRPVKDVLFTLDLLERVRAEDPRHRLQLIGPGLPEDPAQDTAFQARVRRRIAQFPTGAVQVLGARSDVPELLAMAGWIISSSLHEGVHEAVMEGIAAGCVPLIRNWPDARPYGGAGVIYPDRWVVEDLEEAVERVLRIEREGALTEVSAEARAWVVERRTAATVTRRYAEALSPQQSAGEEPTGSTPR